Proteins from one Epinephelus moara isolate mb chromosome 1, YSFRI_EMoa_1.0, whole genome shotgun sequence genomic window:
- the si:ch211-260e23.9 gene encoding tumor protein p53-inducible nuclear protein 2 has product MLGKILSHLLGSAEEEDCEAADETYKELMEFEEGGWVIVNLPENGPLSAPEADPLENLLIEHPSMSVYQMRRRMSGAEEEEEEEEEEEELGSDEDEEDTSRPVAVRRHISWRLAAWGIPLPCNIQLLTVQRARTQAERKKLSRSALHRQNLAKMRFSPAEKRYGHFKQPCQRLYNY; this is encoded by the exons ATGCTTGGAAAGATTCTTTCTCATCTGCTGGGGAGCGCTGAGGAGGAGGACTGTGAGGCAGCAGATGAAACTTACAAAGAGCTGATGGAGTTTGAGGAGGGAGGATGGGTCATTGTTAACCTCCCAG AGAACGGGCCCCTGTCAGCCCCTGAGGCCGATCCTCTGGAGAACCTGCTGATCGAGCACCCCAGCATGTCGGTTTACCAGATGAGACGCAGGATGAGCGgcgctgaggaggaggaggaggaggaggaggaggaggaggagctaggctctgatgaagatgaagaggacaCCTCCAG GCCAGTGGCAGTGAGGCGGCACATTTCCTGGCGTCTGGCCGCCTGGGGAATCCCTCTGCCCTGCAACATCCAGCTGCTGACTGTCCAGAGGGCCAGGACTCAGGCTGAGCGGAAGAAGCTTAGCCGCAGCGCCCTCCACAGGCAGAACCTGGCTAAGATGCGATTCTCCCCGGCAGAGAAACGCTACGGCCACTTCAAGCAGCCCTGCCAGCGCCTCTACAACTACTGA
- the zgc:162297 gene encoding uncharacterized protein F13E9.13, mitochondrial isoform X1, whose product MKFLDLFGRLKSVVIGMIHVKALPVFLSVSGTPLGCMKMSQITEEACREAAIYQDAGIDGLIIENMHDIPYSFSVGPEVSTCMTAVCTAVRSICPRLPLGVQILSSANQQALAVALASGLDFIRAEGFVFSHVADEGLLNACAGDLLRYRKQIGAEHVQIFTDIKKKHSSHALTSDVSIEETSRAAEFFLSDGLIITGTATGVQADPRELREVSQSVSIPVLIGSGVTYDNIECYVDANGMIIGSHFKEGGHWANAVDPERVKRFMGKIGDLRK is encoded by the exons ATGAAGTTTTTGGATCTTTTTGGTCGTCTAAAATCAGTGGTTATTGGAATGATCCATGTTAAAGCCTTACCAG TTTTCTTGTCTGTCTCAGGCACCCCCCTGGGTTGTATGAAAATGTCCCAAATCACTGAGGAAGCATGCAGGGAGGCAGCAATCTACCAAGATGCAGGGATT GATGGTTTGATCATTGAGAACATGCATGATATTCCTTACTCATTCTCCGTGGGCCCTGAGGTGTCTACCTGTATGACTGCAGTATGCACCGCTGTGAGAAGCATCTGTCCACGCCTGCCGCTCGGAGTGCAAATACTGTCTTCTGCAAATCAGCAGGCACTGGCTGTAGCTCTGGCTTCAG GTCTGGATTTCATCAGGGCTGAGGGGTTTGTCTTTTCTCACGTGGCTGATGAGGGTCTCCTGAATGCCTGCGCTGGGGACTTACTGAGATATCGCAAGCAGATTGGAGCTGAGCATGTGCAGATCTTCACCGACATCAAAAAGAAGCACAG CTCCCATGccctgacatcagatgtgagcATTGAAGAGACGTCACGAGCGGCCGAGTTCTTCCTCTCAGATGGACTCATCATCACAGGAACAGCCACTGGAGTACAGGCTGACCCGCGGGAGCTCAGAG AGGTTTCCCAGTCTGTGAGTATCCCGGTGCTGATAGGTTCTGGAGTGACCTATGACAACATTGAATGCTACGTGGATGCAAATGGAATGATCATCGGTTCTCATTTCAAGGAGGGAGGCCACTGGGCCAATGCAGTCGACCCAGAGCGAGTGAAACGGTTCATGGGAAAGATAGGTGACCTTCGAAAATGA
- the zgc:162297 gene encoding uncharacterized protein F13E9.13, mitochondrial isoform X2 — protein MKFLDLFGRLKSVVIGMIHVKALPGTPLGCMKMSQITEEACREAAIYQDAGIDGLIIENMHDIPYSFSVGPEVSTCMTAVCTAVRSICPRLPLGVQILSSANQQALAVALASGLDFIRAEGFVFSHVADEGLLNACAGDLLRYRKQIGAEHVQIFTDIKKKHSSHALTSDVSIEETSRAAEFFLSDGLIITGTATGVQADPRELREVSQSVSIPVLIGSGVTYDNIECYVDANGMIIGSHFKEGGHWANAVDPERVKRFMGKIGDLRK, from the exons ATGAAGTTTTTGGATCTTTTTGGTCGTCTAAAATCAGTGGTTATTGGAATGATCCATGTTAAAGCCTTACCAG GCACCCCCCTGGGTTGTATGAAAATGTCCCAAATCACTGAGGAAGCATGCAGGGAGGCAGCAATCTACCAAGATGCAGGGATT GATGGTTTGATCATTGAGAACATGCATGATATTCCTTACTCATTCTCCGTGGGCCCTGAGGTGTCTACCTGTATGACTGCAGTATGCACCGCTGTGAGAAGCATCTGTCCACGCCTGCCGCTCGGAGTGCAAATACTGTCTTCTGCAAATCAGCAGGCACTGGCTGTAGCTCTGGCTTCAG GTCTGGATTTCATCAGGGCTGAGGGGTTTGTCTTTTCTCACGTGGCTGATGAGGGTCTCCTGAATGCCTGCGCTGGGGACTTACTGAGATATCGCAAGCAGATTGGAGCTGAGCATGTGCAGATCTTCACCGACATCAAAAAGAAGCACAG CTCCCATGccctgacatcagatgtgagcATTGAAGAGACGTCACGAGCGGCCGAGTTCTTCCTCTCAGATGGACTCATCATCACAGGAACAGCCACTGGAGTACAGGCTGACCCGCGGGAGCTCAGAG AGGTTTCCCAGTCTGTGAGTATCCCGGTGCTGATAGGTTCTGGAGTGACCTATGACAACATTGAATGCTACGTGGATGCAAATGGAATGATCATCGGTTCTCATTTCAAGGAGGGAGGCCACTGGGCCAATGCAGTCGACCCAGAGCGAGTGAAACGGTTCATGGGAAAGATAGGTGACCTTCGAAAATGA